TCATTTTAGGTATTTAAAGTggttatttaaaaaataacgGGTAAGTACTTTacttaattgtatttttttctagttgtaatatagtatataaatattgaAAGTAAAAATAAACTACTTATAATTAGAAAGTGAAATTGACAAAACTCTTcaataattcactctttaaaaCGAAGCTTCCTCTTTTAATCAATATCTTAGCAACTAATCTAAGAGAGATTATCCAAAATCTGACAAATTAGGCAACTAATCGCCCATCTTTTCCCATTGAAAATGCAAAAAGGAGAGCCTAGATGATTCCTTTTTGCTTTTGATTGGGCATGACTTGTTTCTCAATGGACTTAATTTGGATTTATTCAACTCTTAATCCGTGATTAACTAaagtaataaatatttaatccaCTGTTATGTTTATCCCGACAGCCTTAGCTCTTGCTTCCCATCTCCCAACTTACCGGCTACATGCTTAACAGCTAATCACATCCCAGATTCCGAGGTTTAATTAAAGATGATTAGTGGCTAATCACATTGAATCTTCCCGAATATTCCTGAATTGTTTATGCTtatctaattgttattttcatcTTTTTAATGCACATTGATTGAGCATAGTGTCATtaactttattaattattttataatactgGTGTATTAGTACTAATCGCAATTGGGACTTGGGAGTGGTCCTGCATCATTTATATTACACGTGGTCATCATTATTTCTTATTTAAACCAATTTGTACTTGTTGTGATTGGATAAGACTAATTATCTTGTCACTAATCTTGGTATTATATATAGCGACTTCAAATAATCATAACTAGTAACATGAGGTGCTATTTTGTATGatatgataaatttaaaaaaagaattgaGTATTTAAAGGATTAATCAATACTGCATGTATATCAaagtaaataatgaattaacttagattattttattaattaatcatattACTCAAACTAAATGTCTTTTCTCTAGAGATAGATGATTGATTTTCCAATGTTTTAGCAATAATTATTTgtggaccatatatatatagtggATACGCAGGATATATGGTTACtataaaaagttaattattCCTTATTTAGTGACAGATTTGATAATATTTTGTTTACTCTAAATTCCTTGATTAGATAGAGATTCACTTATGAAGTAAAATATAATCAATAAAAGTGGCTTCCATATCCATACTATATATGTTGTTGATTATAAACAAAATCAATGCTACTTTTGTGTTAGTTTTCTCATTTTGAAGCAACTGAAAAGTATTTAATGTAACCAAAATACCTATAATATTTGGAAAAGAACACTACCTtcaataatactagtattatctTAAGAGTTAGGACAATGATTATATATTCAAATGTGTCACGTACAAAATGACACGCATATAGGCGTCACCATAAATAAATACTGCTGAAACTGTGGTTATGGAAAATCAAGTTATTGAAAATCTGATTAATTTTCATCTTATTGTGACTAATTCAGATATTATATGATCAATATTAGACATAATAGTTCCATGTTTCCCGCTTCCCTTACCATAGAAATTCACATTTTTCgatgttttaaattaaaaattaccaCCACTTTTATAATTCAATATATAACCCTCAATTTACGCCTTAAGTTAGGGATCAGCCTAGGTAATTATTTTATGCCAAGAGCTCCAATAAAGCTCTTACTTTAAGGTTGAGGTTCTAACTCTAGtgatataatataattaataatccTACATATTGTAATTAATAGTCAAAGTATTTCGTCAACTTATTAACATAGTGTTGAAGTAGCGATTGTGGACTctgtaaattttaatataaaattagtaaatagAAAAGAGATATTGAGAAAAAATAACTGAGCATGTTTGTCAATAGAAAATGCGACTTACctcaaaaaattattaaaattagaaagctaaaatataaaaaattagaacTATTATTTATGGACGaacataatatatatatctAATAAAAACTACTACTGTTCTGAAATGTGTAATTGTTATGTAAATATTATCAATTGCAAGCAAAATCTCTTAATaattagtataaatttattaattcaaaatttggTTCCAAAAATATAACATTAAATCGTCCTAACATAGAGTTTGATATTCTAATTAAGaacaattataaattaataaagaaaaacTTATGATAGACAcgacacaacacaacacaattaAGACTATTTAGCCATTACAATCACTACATTATATGTTGATTGCACAAAGGGTGGGGTATGAATGATTACTTAATCTTGATTAATGAATGCTATTTGATATCAAAATCAGACACGCAACAAAATTTCCAAGTCAAATTATAGAAAGTTGTACGAAGGCACATGAACACCACTAAttgtgtttttgtgtgtgtgtgatatAGATATAAATAGAGACAAGTGGTCAAGAATCTTTCAGGTGTCTTGAGATCCAACCATTGATGAAGATATGGGATAATATAAGGTGGATTTGCAGGGAATCTCTCTAATAATCCTATAAATACCCTACTTACTATGACAGTGTTTGCTTTTGTCCATGGCAATATTTTCTTAATATGTTACAAAATTCTTAATTAAAAACATGGTGACTAGCAAAGTagttttacaaaataaaaacaaacaataaaaattactcctACAAAATAATCATATACTAAAGTGAACGCTATAGTCAAAATCATATAGAAATAAAGTATTGGACAAACACAAAAAAAGGACAACAAACATCACAACCTTTCTTATAAAAACTCTaaattgaaagaaaagtaccAAATGCGACATTCATAAAACACATAGCCAAGCAAATTAAAAGTAAGAAATCActacaaaaacaaaacacataaacaaccaactatataagtatataaatataaactacTAAATCATAACACTAAAGTGCATTATTCGACATTTCTCACCATGATATAGGAGACTCTACATCCTAATCCTTTTTCTCCTAATCTTTTTTCATTAATATGAGAGTatgacaaataaataaataattcaatgTTTTGTAATACTTATATGTGCCATCCGCATCATAAATATCACAATTCACCTACCACCTTGAGAATATAAAGACTAAACTTATCGGGTGAgaattagttattaatttaaaccATATATCAAGATATTTGGAACCATTAAAGtcactttaatttttttgattcaatctaaaaaaggaaaacaagtcCCAAGATTTCCCACCACTTCCATTATCACATTCCCCCAAATAATTAAGAAACTCACTTTCaagttaagagcatccgcaatggtagatttcccggcggacgtccgaccggcgtgTCGGATGTCTATGCGGGACGTCTGCCATTAGGCATGGGAGGGATGGACGGatgcggacgtccgctgcggacaccgccGATCCACCGCTTTCCGgcgacgtccgtcgggacgtccgcattgcggtgccacgacggacgtccagatttttaaatttttttaaaaaaactctatatatacggctcgttgaatttcatttcattcgtaacacttgttttaacgagtttctctctctctacgtttctattagtatatccaaaatggctagtggtggtggtagtggtagtggtgcggaTGATACTGGTGGGGGTGCTGATGACTTACGCAGGCCGTTACGTCCAGAGAGATAAATCGCCTGATACAAGCGGtcttgcagcagcagcagcagccggcggtacctcgacccatccatcgccGAGCTgtagtaccccgggaccacatcgctgcacaccgtcggttgtatgaggactacttcgctctggagccgcggtttggggataACAtattccggcgacgttttaAGATGCATCGGCCGCTATTTATGCGTATCGTGAGCGTcttagagcgtcgatacgagtatttcaggTTCAGGGAGGATGCGGTTGGTAAACCCGGTCATACGCCCATAccgaagtgcactgccgcaatcaggcagctgaagtacggaggtgcggccgacatgttcgatgagtacctccacatcgacGAGACGACTGCCTGCgattgcctgaagtatttttgtgagggcgttagggagatattcggggatgagtatcttcggaagcctacccccgaagactgtcaggctctgatggatatgcacgggagtcagcatgggtttccgggaatgttgggcagcatagattgtatgcattgggagtagAAGAACTGCCCCGTCGCCTGGAAAAGGTGTACACTACCTACTTCAAAAGCAAGAATCTCACGATtgtccttgaagcggtagcagactaccggctgtggatttggcatgcgtattttggagtagccggatcgaacaacgacatcaacgtcctctagtcgtcgccccttttcaacaagcagtgcatgggcgttggtccggccgtcaatttcgtcgccaacggcaaccagcacaatatgtgctactatttggcggatgggatatacccaatgTGGcacgtctttgtgaagacgatgaGATGCCCATCAGGTGAAAAGAAGGTCTATTTTGCGGGACGTCAGGAGGCAGCACGCAAgaatgtggagcgggcatttggtgtgctccaggctcgatgggcggcagtgaagggtccatcacagCTGTAGTATATTGACAACATCGCTGATGTCATatatgcatgtattatcatgcacaacatgattgtcgaagatgaaggtccaacactgactgattgggccaatgatgatgttgatactgccggtccaagccatggcgtggccaccgccaatgtacatatggggataccccatggaGAGGCcggtccgtgcatttgccgacatgcgctaacgacaagctcatattcgactccagaacgatataattgaagagctatGGACGAAGAGAGATGCacgttgatatttataatgtaatatgtttaatttttttttgttgaactgtacttttttttaattaatcaaattatcattttaattaatcaaattatcattgcactttctccgtccgtattcgtgtcgaaattttaattccgtaaattgtttaatttggtgaatttgtgtttttttttattgtggatgtccaccgggatgtccttggggaggttcgtcattgtgcagtgggatgtcattatgacgtggcagtgcagtgggaggtccttatgacgtgacatgaggtgtttttgagaagtccgtcgggatatccgcaccactgtggatgctctaaacacTTTTGAAGTTGGGCCGATAATCTGAATAATGAGACTACATTTGGTTAAAGTTAAATGGGCTGCACGCAATTTCATTTTGGTGGGTATTAAAACAAACTTTTAGTCTTGTTGAATAAATTGTGTTATTAAGAGGCCCAAATGGTGTATTTTTGCCAACATGATGAATGAAATCTTAGTAGATGTTTATTAATTAGGTCTCACAAAATAATAAAGTCTTCTTCTTtgctcttttttcttttgtactTTTTCAATTAATGTCTTTCGTAAGGGGGAAATGCGTTGCAGTGATGAAATTCCCTattaaaaaattagattatttttGCACATCGGTTACTCGAAAATATTAATGGGATCAAATTactaaataacataaaattagtcaaattttggtatattccattaatttaaaaatgagactatttttgttAATATTCTAAAATAGTAAactgaaattattttttatcgacGGCTGGAGTGAAGTACTGTTATTCTATTTAGATTAGTTTTTCAATTAAATGAAGTCATATCAATAATCGACTTGGGATATAATCATATAAggtataataaaataagaaaagaaacaaaaaaaatcatgtaTTATTCCAAATAAAGAATAGTGGCTTTATTGACCGAGATAGTTGGTAGGACAAAACGCCACCGTTTAGTCAGCTCCGCCTCACTTCGCCCCCATCTccactccgccgccgccgcctcttcCATTTCCTTGATTTCTCGATGGGAAAAGGCGGGGGCTGTGTCCCTAGCAAGAAAAAGTTCCCCAATCACAGCACCGCCGCCGAGGACGACCATGAACTCCCCGAGTCCACCCCCACCGAAATCGCCGCCGACGAATCCGCGATCCCTCCGCGGAATCTGAGGCTCTTCATAGTCTACTACTCGATGTACGGCCACGTGGAGGGCCTCGCGCGCCGAATGAAGCAGGGCGCCGACTCCGTCGCCGGCGTCGAGGCCGAGCTCTACAGAGTCCCGGAGACCTTGACCGACGACGTCCTCGCCAAAATGCAGGCCCCGCCCAAGGACGATTCAATCCCCGCGATCGGATCGCCCGCCGATTTGGCGGCCGCCGATGGATTTTTGTTCGGTTTCCCCACGAGATACGGCTCAATGGCGGCGCAGATGAAGGCGTTCTTCGATTCGACCGCTCAATTGTGGAAGGAGCAGAAGCTGGCTGGGAAGCCAGCTGGATTCTTTGTCAGCACCGGGACTCAAGGGGGCGGACAAGAGACCACTGCGTAAGCTTCAATTTTACTCTTAATTTTTTCTTGAATTCATTTATTATGATAATGTGGCTTGTTTCAATGATGTTGAAACATGAATTGGAAGATAGTTTGTTGGAGAGGGATCGAATTGCTTGTGTTTGATGCTTTGGATTTTTCAAATTGATGTGGAAATGCGTATgcaattgttttgttttacttATGTATACTGCTATTTTGAAAATGTTGCCTTGCTCTAACAAAATGCAGATTAATGGTGGTGTTTGATTCATTAGATCTTCGTTCACTTGTAGTTACTGAATTCTTGGATGGAACTTTTGGAATGACTTCTTGTATCTGTGTTTGTGAAATTTTGGAACAATAGTACTCACTAGCATCTGACTGAAAATCGACTGAGAGATTCCTCTAATTTGTTAACTTGTGGAGTATTTTTGGATGGAACTTTTAAAGGAGACTTCTTGTATACGTGTTCATGAAACTACGGACTCAAATCTGTGCAAAGTCTGCTATAATTAACTGGATTAGCAGTATCGTAAGTTGCTTTCCAAAACTGTGCACTCTGGCAACGCGACCGCTGTAAACGTAATGATGTCCCTTCATTAAATTCTAAAACATGGAAGAAGGTCTGACTGGCACTTGGCTTGATACTAGAATAGATTTTGTTGCTTCCACAGACGATGGAAAGTCTGGGATCTTATAAGAAATATCTGAAGTCCTCGTCATTGCATATAGAATTTTGGTATTGTTCTTCATTTCTTAACTACTTTTAGTGCATTTATAAGCTGACTGTAAGGCCTGTATTAGATTTCTCTTTCACGTCATTGTTTGATTGCATTTCTGTTTGCTTATTTGATTCTAGTATTGATTTAACCTGGAAATTAAGTTGATTGACAGTGAAATTGTTGGGTGGGGACTGAGGGTGATTCAGTTGAGTTTTTGGTCATGTACCTCTATTTAGTTTCTTGTTATAGTTTTATAGAAAATCTGTGTTCAGTTTGTATAACAAAATATCCTAAGACTTCATAGAGAAACAAGAAAGTTTGCTTGATGGCGGCTGTCCAAATTTGCAGGTGGACAGCGATCACCCAATTAGCTCATCACGGGATGCTATTTGTTCCTATTGGATACACATTTGGTGCAGGCATGTTCAGAATGGATTCCATTAGAGGGGGTACTCCATATGGAGCTGGGGTTTTCGCAGGTGATGGCACAAGGGAGCCAAGTGAAACGGAGCTGGCTCTCGCAGAGCACCAAGGCAACTACATGGCTGGCATAGTTAAGCGGCTAGCTTATCCCTGACAACATCAAAATTCATTCCTTGAGTGTCTTGTTTCATGATAGGTATTGCCCATTCAATTCTTGATTATGAACTACGAAGTTCCTGCCTGATTATCCATTGTTTTTTCGTCGgtcttaatttaaaatttgtctGCTCATTCAATTATTTTTGGTGAATTGTTATGAAGTGTATATGGATTTACCTCTCTGGATCGATTACTGTGTAATAAGGTGTGGCGTTTGGATTTCTTCCTAGTGTATAATATCGTATATACTAGTTATTTTCTTCCCCTTTTATTTGAGATCATAATAGAATAAGGTGTGATGTGTTTAATTGAGATGTATTTTATTGCATAAGGTACTAATATTATATATTGAagcaaaattttgaaaattttattgttGATATAAAAACCTTTGCATTTCTTTTCCTTTCAACAAGATTGTAAAAATAACAGGTGTTTGATGTCAAATCTTGGATAGCTTTAGTAAATAGTAGTAAGAGATTATATCATCATCTACAAAGCACCACAACAGCAAGCCTCTTTGCTACATTAGGACATAAGTTGATATCAAAATTCTCTTGGCTTAATTCCAATTCACACTCCTCCTTGTTCAAGCAAACCTGCAAAAATTCATCAATGCGGTCGTCATCGTATAACATACTATAGCACATTTACAGACGGTGTAAGTTGGGTTGATCTTACCCTCTGCACGACGGATTCTGAATTCGGATCATGACATTCTCCCACAGCATATGTTCCACAGCTTCCTACTGGATCTCCAAAACTAGCGAACTTCACAGCAGAGATTTTTGTGCTCGTTGGGCATTTCAAACTGACACTTGCTTTCTTTCTGTACTTCTCCATTGAGCTTATCTGCAAGTGTTCCATGTCGAACGAAGGATGATCTTCAGCAATATGCGAGCACAGACTTGAGACTTTTCTTGTTGAGAAGCGAATCTTTGAAGGGTCTCCGCCTTTTTCCTCAAAGATCACCAACACATTACCTGATGGCTTGAACCAAGATCTTGGCACATGGTACCTAAACGACAAACATATATGATAATGAGGCCATTACAATGCAAGAAACACTCTTTTAAATCTCGAGGCTGGCTTCAGTAGACATACAAAAaccagcaaagcaaatatcgggACAACCACCACACACTGAACCAAGCTAACCATGATTTGAAGTACAGAAACTTACCACCGTTGTGTCGCTTCTCCACAACCTGTATTACATTTGTTAGGCATAAATTTTCCTCTATAGTCGCATTTTTGAACGCATATTTCATGAGGGGAGGCCTTTCGAGGCCAATATCTTCCGACTTCATTTCCATTTAACCAAGCTAACCCTTTCCCCATGTGAATCATATCAAGCCCAACAGGCTCTTGCCCAGGTGGAGAATCCACCACAGCCTGCATATACAAGCATTTGTAGctcaatataaaattaataatccaTTGATACAAAAATCAAGAAACCATTCAAGCCTCTTACCTTGTACCATGTTAGGGGCTGATGTTTAGGTGGTCTTAAAGTAGATTCCCAGTTTACAAGATTCAAATTATTTGGCTCGTATATCTTCAAAGATTCTCC
This genomic interval from Salvia splendens isolate huo1 chromosome 13, SspV2, whole genome shotgun sequence contains the following:
- the LOC121760073 gene encoding probable NAD(P)H dehydrogenase (quinone) FQR1-like 2, with amino-acid sequence MGKGGGCVPSKKKFPNHSTAAEDDHELPESTPTEIAADESAIPPRNLRLFIVYYSMYGHVEGLARRMKQGADSVAGVEAELYRVPETLTDDVLAKMQAPPKDDSIPAIGSPADLAAADGFLFGFPTRYGSMAAQMKAFFDSTAQLWKEQKLAGKPAGFFVSTGTQGGGQETTAWTAITQLAHHGMLFVPIGYTFGAGMFRMDSIRGGTPYGAGVFAGDGTREPSETELALAEHQGNYMAGIVKRLAYP